Proteins from one Peromyscus eremicus unplaced genomic scaffold, PerEre_H2_v1 PerEre#2#chr22_unloc_1, whole genome shotgun sequence genomic window:
- the Stap2 gene encoding signal-transducing adaptor protein 2, whose translation MASALSPPRGPKPKGVPPSHYYESFLEKKGPCDQDYRKFWAGLQGLAICFYNSNRDVQALEKLDLRLFSKLKDEAWRGSSRDTSYHFSLVLRDQEVKFKVESLESCEMWKGFILTVVELRVPSNLTLLPGHLYMMAEVLAKEEARRAAEVPWCFLQVSRLEAQLLLERYPECGNLLLRPGGDGKDSVSVTTRQILNGAPVVKHYKVKREGPKYVIDVEDPFSCPSLEAVVNYFVTQTKRALVPFLMEEDYEKVLGFVDSDRENGESVWAVSSSRGSGPAPHANVPKPLPPVPVPVSSQEDRLPPLPPLPQLPDQDENYVTPIEDSLAAEYMNHDVSPSSQPVLSKPKKPAKLPAKPPKPPVVPKPDLKAITSVWARKPGGSSPQAPSLVTRLGDITAELEEKLQKRRALEH comes from the exons ATGGCCTCGGCCCTGAGCCCACCCCGGGGCCCCAAGCCCAAAGGTGTACCACCTTCGCACTACTATGAGAGCTTCCTGGAGAAAAAGGGACCCTGCGACCAG GATTACAGGAAGTTCTGGGCAGGCCTCCAGGGTCTAGCCATCTGCTTCTACAACAGCAATCGGGACGTTCAG GCCCTGGAGAAGCTGGACCTGAGGCTGTTTTCAAAGCTCAAAGATGAGGCTTGGCGGGGAAGCTCAAGGGACACCAGCTATCACTTCAGCCTGGTTCTCCGGGACCAGGAGGTCAAATTCAAG GTTGAAAGCCTGGAGTCTTGCGAGATGTGGAAAGGATTTATCTTGACTGTGGTGGAG CTCCGTGTGCCATCTAACCTGACCCTGCTGCCGGGGCACCTATACATGATGGCCGAGGTTCTGGCCAAAGAGGAGGCGCGGCGGGCTGCCGAGGTGCCCTG GTGCTTCCTGCAGGTGAGCCGGCTGGAGGCGCAGCTGCTCCTGGAGCGCTACCCCGAGTGCGGGAATCTGCTGTTGCGGCCTGGAGGGGACGGCAAGGATAGTGTATCTGTCACTACTCGACAGATACTCAACGG GGCGCCAGTGGTCAAGCACTACAAGGTGAAGCGGGAGGGTCCTAAGTATGTGATCGACGTGGAAGACCCG TtttcctgcccctcactggaagCTGTGGTCAACTATTTCGTGACGCAAACCAAGAGGGCGCTGGTCCCCTTCCTGATGGAGGAGGACTATGAGAAGGTTCTAG GTTTCGTGGACTCAGATCGGGAGAATGGCGAGAGTGTATGGGCCGTGTCTTCCTCCCGGGGCTCAG GCCCTGCCCCCCATGCTAATGTCCCAAAGCCACTCCcgcctgtgcctgtgcctgtgtccaGCCAGGAGGACAGGCTGCCTCCCCTACCTCCCTTGCCTCAGCTACCGGACCAGGATGAGAACTATGTGACCCCCATTGAAGACTCCCTAGCAGCTGAGTACATGAATCATGATG TGTCTCCCTCTAGTCAGCCAGTCCTCTCGAAGCCCAAGAAGCCGGCGAAGCTCCCAGCAAAACCCCCAAAGCCACCAGTTGTGCCCAAACCCG ATCTCAAAGCCATCACCAGTGTATGGGCCAGGAAGCCGGGTGGCAGCTCACCACAGGCTCCCTCCCTTGTGACAA GGCTGGGGGATATCACGGCTGAGCTGGAAGAGAAACTGCAGAAGAGGAGAGCATTGGAACACTGA
- the Fsd1 gene encoding fibronectin type III and SPRY domain-containing protein 1 yields MEDQREALRKIITTLAVKNEETQTFIYSLKQMLLNVEANSAKVQEDLEAEFQSLMSVLEELKESMLMKIKQDRASRTYELQNQLAACTRALESSEELLETANQTLQAADSEDFPQAAKQIKDGVTMAPAFRLSLKAKVSDNMSHLMVDFAQERQMLQTLKFLPVPSAPIIDLAESLVADNCVTLVWRMPDEDSKIDHYVLEYRRTNFEGPPRLKEDHPWMVVEGIRHTEHTLTGLKFDMKYMNFRVKACNKAVAGEFSEPVTLETPGDCFLPSLTQCLPPILVSWEPILHKGLGTG; encoded by the exons ATGGAGGACCAGAGG GAGGCACTAAGAAAAATCATCACCACCCTGGCCGTGAAGAATGAGGAGACACAGACCTTCATCTACTCCCTGAAGCAGATGCTGCTGAACGTAGAG GCAAACTCAGCCAAAGTACAGGAGGACCTGGAAGCCGAGTTCCAGTCCCTCATGTCGGTCCTGGAGGAGCTGAAGGAATCCATGCTAATGAAGATCAAGCAGGACAGGGCTAGCCGCACCTATGAGCTGCAG AACCAGCTAGCCGCATGCACACGGGCCCTGGAGAGCTCTGAGGAGCTCCTGGAGACAGCCAACCAGACCCTGCAGGCCGCAGACAGCGAGGACTTCCCTCAG GCCGCCAAGCAAATCAAAGATGG TGTGACCATGGCCCCTGCCTTCCGACTGTCGCTGAAAGCCAAGGTCAGTGACAACATGAGTCACCTCATGGTGGACTTCGCACAGGAACGCCAAATGTTACAGAccctcaagttcctgcctg TGCCAAGTGCCCCCATCATCGACCTGGCCGAGTCCCTGGTGGCCGATAACTGTGTGACGCTGGTGTGGCGCATGCCCGATGAGGACAGCAAGATTGACCACTACGTGCTGGAGTACCGCAGGACCAATTTCGAGGGCCCACCCCGCCTCAAGGAGGATCACCCCTGGATGGTTGTCGAGGGCATCCGACACACTGAGCACACCTTGACAG gTCTCAAATTTGACATGAAATACATGAACTTCCGTGTGAAGGCCTGTAACAAGGCGGTGGCTGGGGAATTCTCTGAGCCGGTGACCTTAGAGACGCCAGGTGACTGCTTCCTACCCTCCCTGACTCAGTGTCTCCCACCCATCCTGGTGTCCTGGGAACCCATCCTTCATAAGGGTCTTGGAACGGGGTGA